In a single window of the Helicobacter felis ATCC 49179 genome:
- a CDS encoding COG3014 family protein: protein MRSLHFLYLFFAIFLSIGCTGHRSEFEYFTKAYYTPLSMQNAYDFASKMSREDRKDGSLWDLQRGVSALMLGQYQNSIKALNSAEDQFNRYINLFTKSMGNVGAVLVNDNVKTYTGSIYESVLMNYYKAIDYLLLQDKKDARVEFNRANDRQRRAKEFYHKQIEKAVEKMRHEGSSKLSEGTSESKVNEVLSENYSNLDRFTAYNNLINPAVSYLSGLFFSLDNDPSKGIDYLKEAYGMSHSITIGEDVLFFQDPTKQKFTWIFIEDGKQASKQEFKISLPVPLPDGIYAVSLALPQLVDGVDFHPSFDLQAGRHHKRFEQLVMLDGLIGSEFKKQLPYVLTRAITSAVLKVGLEAVSNQFLGVLGGLFSSIYAEASTSADIRMPSVFPRRIYFARTNNVAKRQVDIRSQGQSLFKFTFQFCHPNTPLPPNTLCSNKHNILYIRSFYYNNIVRALW from the coding sequence GTGAGATCGTTGCATTTTTTATACTTGTTTTTTGCCATTTTCTTATCTATAGGTTGTACAGGTCATCGATCGGAGTTTGAATATTTTACTAAGGCCTATTACACCCCTTTGAGCATGCAGAATGCCTACGATTTTGCTAGCAAGATGAGTCGTGAGGATCGCAAAGACGGGTCTTTATGGGATTTACAAAGAGGCGTGAGCGCGCTGATGCTAGGGCAATATCAAAACTCCATCAAAGCGCTTAATTCAGCTGAAGATCAATTCAACCGCTACATCAATCTCTTTACAAAATCTATGGGAAATGTGGGAGCAGTATTGGTCAATGACAATGTTAAAACCTATACTGGAAGTATTTATGAGAGCGTGTTGATGAATTATTATAAGGCCATCGATTACCTCTTGCTACAGGATAAAAAAGACGCGCGCGTAGAATTTAACCGCGCCAATGATAGGCAAAGGCGCGCTAAAGAGTTCTACCACAAGCAGATCGAAAAAGCCGTAGAAAAAATGCGCCATGAAGGTTCTTCAAAATTGAGTGAAGGCACTTCAGAATCCAAAGTTAACGAGGTGTTGAGCGAAAATTATTCGAACTTGGATCGCTTTACCGCTTATAATAATTTGATTAACCCTGCCGTGTCGTATCTCTCAGGATTATTCTTTTCATTGGATAACGACCCTTCTAAGGGGATTGATTATCTCAAAGAAGCCTATGGGATGAGTCATTCCATCACGATAGGTGAGGATGTCTTATTTTTTCAAGACCCCACTAAGCAAAAGTTCACCTGGATTTTTATTGAGGATGGAAAACAAGCTAGCAAACAAGAATTTAAAATTAGTCTCCCTGTCCCTCTCCCAGATGGGATTTATGCCGTAAGTTTAGCATTGCCACAACTTGTAGATGGAGTAGATTTTCACCCTAGTTTTGATTTGCAAGCAGGAAGACACCATAAAAGATTTGAACAATTAGTGATGCTGGATGGGTTGATTGGAAGCGAGTTTAAAAAACAGCTCCCCTATGTGCTCACTCGTGCGATCACCTCAGCAGTGTTAAAAGTGGGCTTAGAAGCCGTTTCTAACCAATTTTTGGGCGTTTTGGGCGGTCTTTTTTCTTCTATCTATGCTGAGGCGAGCACTTCAGCAGATATTAGAATGCCTAGCGTGTTTCCCCGTAGAATTTACTTCGCACGCACCAACAATGTTGCCAAGCGACAAGTAGATATTCGATCTCAGGGGCAAAGCCTCTTCAAATTCACTTTTCAATTTTGCCACCCCAATACCCCACTTCCACCCAACACGCTTTGCTCCAACAAGCACAATATCCTCTATATCCGCAGTTTCTACTACAATAACATTGTCAGGGCACTTTGGTAA
- a CDS encoding LPP20 family lipoprotein — MLTKSMRLALVFAPLLLGATPPAWYQNFNGNPSAYFYGYGSGETKQAAKERALNDLASSIVVSVSSTTSSQTTRVNKTLDKRSSQNINLVVDSIKFVNVKVDKQECAQNICYTRLKLEKNMFLDTLAKRYNNLYNNLSALHPLEGCRGIFLKEMQKLVVGVNKALPLQELLNAYGRNVASLTPYQNLLKENSPHPKARIIYAPGSDEEIADALTGQYARFVQQDDGPGLYSIENKIYQSSSNGQFHIGLNLKIKNCQGNIIYSKLLSADQSSRSAAIERIKAQAFKQLRNYQQGVGAGTADVNSNKIDF; from the coding sequence ATGTTGACTAAAAGCATGCGCCTTGCCTTAGTGTTTGCCCCTCTCTTGCTTGGAGCTACACCTCCAGCTTGGTATCAAAATTTTAATGGCAACCCCTCAGCATATTTTTATGGATATGGCTCAGGCGAGACCAAACAGGCAGCCAAAGAACGAGCTCTTAATGATCTGGCAAGCAGTATTGTCGTAAGTGTTTCTTCGACAACAAGTAGTCAAACAACTCGTGTGAACAAGACTCTTGATAAGCGTTCTTCTCAAAATATCAACCTAGTTGTCGATTCGATCAAATTTGTCAATGTTAAGGTAGACAAACAAGAATGCGCGCAGAACATTTGTTACACCCGCTTAAAACTTGAGAAGAATATGTTTTTAGACACTTTGGCAAAGCGTTACAACAATTTGTATAATAATCTGAGCGCATTGCACCCCCTAGAAGGTTGTAGAGGTATTTTCCTCAAAGAGATGCAAAAACTTGTAGTGGGTGTCAATAAGGCTCTACCCTTGCAAGAGTTGCTGAATGCTTATGGCCGCAATGTCGCCTCTTTAACTCCCTATCAAAATCTTCTCAAAGAGAATAGTCCTCACCCAAAGGCGCGTATCATCTACGCTCCTGGTTCTGATGAAGAGATTGCCGATGCGCTCACAGGGCAATACGCTCGCTTTGTCCAACAAGATGATGGACCCGGTCTTTATAGCATTGAAAACAAGATTTATCAGAGCAGTTCTAACGGGCAGTTCCACATTGGGCTTAATCTTAAAATTAAAAATTGTCAGGGCAATATCATTTACTCGAAATTGCTCAGTGCCGATCAATCTAGCCGTAGCGCAGCTATTGAGCGCATCAAGGCGCAGGCATTCAAGCAACTTAGAAATTACCAACAAGGTGTAGGAGCGGGCACAGCAGATGTTAATTCCAATAAGATCGATTTTTAA
- a CDS encoding FtsW/RodA/SpoVE family cell cycle protein: MQTMFDRRIVIHFDFLLLFFLLPLMGVSFFLIYEANSTLSLKQAFYFGIGFVVFWSVFFIPFRRLDRSFHFLYWFCILLLLLVNFAGTSKLGAQRWLTIPDTSISIQPSEPVKIAILLLLAHLIRSNPPPNGGYGWKAFGKFSLYIGLPCLLILKQPDLGTALVILIMGFGVLFLVGVHIKIWLTIILAGAIASPLIYSSLHDYQKKRIHDFIAEKPNYHVRQSIIAIGSGGFLGKSQEESTQAKLKFLPIATSDFIFAYFVERFGFLGAFVLLSFYMFFVMHFLSYFSSDPRDHFLQAVTAGIAILIFVYASVNVAMTLGLAPVVGLPLPLFSYGGSSFITFIALFGVFEHLLAFKFGFGYNPAHSKKRGFLAQLVRALGS, translated from the coding sequence ATGCAAACCATGTTCGATCGCCGTATTGTTATCCACTTTGATTTCCTGTTATTATTCTTTCTGCTCCCCCTTATGGGGGTTTCCTTCTTTTTAATCTATGAGGCTAATTCTACTTTAAGTCTTAAGCAGGCGTTTTATTTTGGGATTGGTTTTGTGGTCTTTTGGTCTGTCTTTTTTATTCCCTTTAGGCGTTTGGATCGGAGTTTCCATTTCCTCTATTGGTTTTGTATTCTTTTGTTGCTGTTGGTCAATTTTGCAGGCACGAGCAAACTAGGCGCGCAACGCTGGTTGACCATTCCAGACACTTCTATTTCCATACAACCTAGCGAACCGGTTAAGATCGCTATCTTGCTGTTACTGGCCCATTTGATCCGCAGCAATCCGCCTCCTAATGGAGGTTATGGATGGAAGGCTTTTGGTAAATTTAGCTTATATATTGGACTTCCTTGCCTACTCATTTTAAAGCAGCCGGATTTGGGCACAGCCTTAGTGATTTTGATCATGGGTTTTGGGGTGCTTTTCTTGGTGGGGGTGCATATCAAAATTTGGCTTACGATCATTTTGGCAGGGGCGATCGCCTCCCCCCTCATTTATAGCTCTTTGCATGATTACCAAAAAAAACGCATCCATGACTTCATCGCCGAAAAGCCTAATTACCATGTGCGTCAATCCATTATCGCCATTGGATCGGGAGGGTTCTTGGGAAAATCTCAAGAGGAATCCACGCAGGCAAAGCTTAAATTTCTCCCCATTGCTACGAGTGATTTTATCTTTGCTTATTTTGTAGAGAGGTTTGGCTTTTTGGGGGCTTTTGTGCTTTTGAGTTTTTATATGTTCTTTGTGATGCATTTCCTCTCTTATTTTTCAAGCGATCCTAGAGATCATTTTTTGCAGGCAGTTACCGCTGGGATTGCCATTCTTATTTTTGTCTATGCGAGTGTCAATGTGGCGATGACTTTAGGGTTAGCCCCTGTGGTAGGGTTGCCCCTGCCTTTGTTTAGCTATGGGGGAAGTAGTTTTATCACTTTCATCGCGCTTTTTGGAGTCTTTGAGCATCTACTTGCATTT
- a CDS encoding YggS family pyridoxal phosphate-dependent enzyme, producing MELKKRLENLLQCIEKARLAYSRHHIVQLIAVSKNATIEQVQGLYACGQRAFGENYIQELQHKSTTLENLPLEWHMLGPLQHNKINKLLELKPALLHSLHSLELAQAINTRAKEPLKALLQVNIAGETQKSGVSAERALEIYAQIQETCPKISLQGLMVIGPLGGMEAQNEKVFSQAKNLFDKLPDAKVLSMGMSGDFELAIAYGANLVRIGSLLFAR from the coding sequence ATGGAACTTAAAAAACGCCTTGAAAATTTATTGCAATGCATAGAAAAAGCCCGCCTAGCCTACAGCCGTCATCACATCGTGCAATTAATCGCCGTGTCTAAAAACGCCACAATTGAGCAAGTGCAAGGGCTGTATGCTTGTGGACAAAGAGCTTTTGGGGAGAACTATATCCAAGAGTTGCAACACAAGAGCACAACTTTAGAAAATCTACCCCTAGAGTGGCACATGTTAGGTCCTCTGCAACACAATAAAATCAATAAACTTTTAGAATTAAAGCCCGCTTTATTGCATAGTTTGCACTCTTTAGAATTGGCGCAAGCCATCAATACTCGGGCCAAAGAACCTCTAAAAGCTTTATTGCAGGTGAATATTGCCGGTGAAACACAAAAGAGTGGCGTTTCTGCAGAACGCGCCCTAGAAATTTATGCTCAAATCCAAGAAACTTGCCCTAAAATTTCTTTACAAGGTTTGATGGTGATAGGTCCACTAGGAGGCATGGAAGCCCAAAATGAGAAAGTCTTTAGCCAAGCAAAAAATCTTTTTGACAAACTCCCTGATGCGAAAGTTCTCTCCATGGGCATGAGTGGGGATTTTGAACTCGCTATTGCCTATGGGGCAAATTTAGTGCGCATAGGCAGTCTTCTGTTTGCGCGTTAA
- the serA gene encoding phosphoglycerate dehydrogenase: MPKIAICDPIHQRGLDLLHQQADLEVLDLSSAEKSTLPQAIKEVDALITRSMTPVNAHLLTHATKLKAIVRAGVGVDNVDVPYCSQKGIVVMNVPTANTIAAVELTMAHMLNAVRRFPGANKQLKQDRLWRREDWYGTELFGKKLGIIGFGNIGSRVGVRALAFGMEVCAYDPYIPKSKATDLGVRYTKDFKDILDCDIITIHTPKNKETIDIIDKEQIAQMKEGVILINCARGGLYNEEALYEALKSQKVRWLGLDVFSKEPGTSNPLLDLENVYVTPHIGANTLESQEQIALQAVQATIQALKGSSYPNALNIPIQDDIAPYAKPYLQLAQQLGFFCAQVHKGAWSALELTLAGSICEYGNSLLTFALMGLLKPTLGDKINYVNAPFIAKERQIHLSTKTLENATPYTNLITLQLSAPDYSTHISATVFSEDILKITNIDGFEMDIQPQGTMILFKNTDKPGVIGNVGHTLAKHGINIADFRLGRNAKKEALAVILVDTPINSAILHDLQEVPHCLGVSLVSI, encoded by the coding sequence ATGCCCAAAATTGCCATTTGTGATCCCATACACCAACGAGGCCTAGATCTGTTGCACCAACAGGCAGATTTAGAGGTCTTAGACCTCTCAAGTGCCGAAAAATCCACCCTGCCTCAAGCCATCAAAGAAGTCGATGCTCTCATCACAAGGAGCATGACCCCAGTAAATGCCCACTTACTAACCCATGCCACAAAACTTAAGGCCATCGTGCGTGCAGGAGTTGGGGTGGATAATGTTGATGTGCCTTATTGCTCACAAAAAGGTATTGTAGTGATGAATGTTCCTACAGCTAACACCATAGCTGCTGTGGAGCTCACTATGGCACACATGTTAAACGCTGTGCGTCGTTTTCCCGGGGCAAACAAACAACTCAAGCAAGACAGGCTTTGGAGGCGGGAGGATTGGTATGGCACAGAACTTTTTGGCAAGAAGCTAGGAATTATTGGCTTTGGCAATATTGGCTCAAGAGTTGGAGTTAGAGCTCTTGCCTTTGGTATGGAGGTTTGCGCTTATGATCCCTATATTCCCAAATCTAAAGCTACGGACTTGGGTGTGCGCTATACTAAGGATTTTAAAGATATTTTAGATTGCGACATTATCACCATCCACACACCTAAAAATAAAGAGACCATTGATATCATTGATAAAGAACAAATCGCTCAAATGAAAGAGGGAGTGATTTTAATCAACTGCGCTAGAGGGGGGCTTTACAATGAAGAAGCTCTCTATGAAGCTCTAAAATCTCAAAAAGTGCGTTGGTTAGGTTTAGATGTTTTTAGCAAAGAACCGGGCACCAGTAATCCTCTTTTAGATTTAGAGAATGTCTATGTTACCCCACATATTGGGGCGAATACTTTAGAATCCCAAGAGCAAATCGCCCTACAAGCCGTCCAAGCAACAATCCAAGCTCTTAAAGGAAGTAGCTACCCCAACGCCTTAAATATCCCCATACAGGATGATATTGCTCCCTACGCCAAACCCTATTTACAACTCGCCCAACAGCTTGGTTTCTTTTGCGCCCAAGTGCATAAGGGAGCGTGGAGCGCGCTAGAACTCACCTTGGCCGGTTCTATTTGCGAATACGGCAATTCTTTACTTACCTTTGCGCTCATGGGGTTGTTAAAACCCACACTCGGAGATAAGATCAATTATGTCAATGCCCCCTTTATTGCCAAAGAGCGCCAAATTCATTTAAGCACTAAAACCCTAGAGAACGCGACCCCCTATACAAACCTCATCACCTTGCAACTCAGCGCGCCAGATTACAGCACACATATCAGTGCAACCGTCTTTAGCGAGGATATTTTAAAAATCACCAATATCGATGGTTTTGAAATGGATATTCAACCCCAAGGCACGATGATTCTATTTAAAAACACCGACAAACCCGGTGTGATCGGTAATGTCGGGCACACCCTAGCCAAGCACGGCATCAATATTGCTGACTTTAGATTAGGGCGTAATGCCAAAAAAGAAGCCCTAGCTGTGATTTTGGTTGATACCCCCATTAACTCGGCAATTTTACACGACCTGCAAGAAGTCCCTCATTGTCTAGGCGTGTCCTTGGTTTCCATCTAA
- a CDS encoding glycosyltransferase family 2 protein, producing MDTPLVFKKTYFSSVALVITTYNQEARLSMVLDSVLHLTCLPNEVLIADDGSTESTRSLVQNYQPLFQEKSLPLKHIWQEDLGFRAAKSRNNAIKEAHSEYIIIVDTDMILSPMFIYDHLYFARPKLLLQGTRITLNAQESAFLLENMNFRLAYNKRSWKNFRSLLFARLVACRTYQRKLLDKAKIWRDGIKWVRSANMSFSKADFDAIEGFHEGFIGWGGEDSEFVTRFLFNGGEAKKLRFSALAYHIHHQENSRHNAHANHILHTKTLLGKKISWKDPPV from the coding sequence ATGGATACACCTTTGGTATTCAAGAAAACTTATTTTTCTTCTGTCGCACTTGTGATCACCACCTATAACCAAGAAGCGCGCTTATCCATGGTGTTAGATTCCGTGCTCCATTTGACATGTTTACCCAATGAGGTGTTGATTGCTGATGATGGTAGCACAGAATCGACCCGATCTTTAGTTCAAAACTACCAACCTCTCTTCCAAGAAAAATCTTTGCCCCTAAAACATATTTGGCAAGAGGATTTGGGCTTTAGGGCGGCCAAGAGTCGCAATAATGCGATTAAAGAGGCGCACTCAGAATATATCATTATTGTTGACACAGATATGATTCTCTCTCCTATGTTTATTTACGATCATCTCTATTTTGCGCGCCCTAAACTTTTACTGCAAGGCACTCGAATCACGCTCAATGCCCAAGAGAGTGCTTTTTTGCTTGAGAACATGAATTTTAGGCTAGCTTATAACAAGCGTTCATGGAAAAATTTCCGCTCACTTTTGTTTGCTAGGCTGGTCGCTTGCCGAACATACCAACGCAAATTGTTGGATAAGGCTAAAATTTGGCGCGATGGGATTAAATGGGTAAGAAGCGCAAACATGAGTTTTAGCAAGGCAGATTTTGATGCCATAGAAGGTTTCCATGAGGGGTTTATCGGTTGGGGTGGTGAAGACAGCGAGTTTGTAACGCGTTTTCTCTTTAATGGCGGAGAAGCTAAAAAGTTACGCTTTAGCGCGCTAGCCTATCATATCCACCACCAAGAAAACAGCCGCCATAACGCCCATGCTAACCACATCCTCCATACAAAAACTCTGCTAGGCAAAAAGATTAGTTGGAAAGACCCCCCTGTTTAA
- the fmt gene encoding methionyl-tRNA formyltransferase, with the protein MRLVFMGTPPFAQIVLSHLLDEKFEILALFTQPSKPFGRQKELKHAATKEFLQSVRPDIPIFEPKKLDDSTWHTLHTLKPDAIIVVAYGKILPQSFLDLAPCLNLHGSLLPQFRGASPMQEMILNDLPTFGVSVIKMSSQMDAGDILGSACLHRDRYVNVQELGAMLAPLGAKLLADILRRPLKPIPQDHSQATYCTKITKQAGLVDFTSAKRVFLKSLAYYPWPGIFLASGLKLLDVELIETEKVHTPGHILALEGEAVFVGCAQGTLKIASLQAPGKARLSAKTYLSGKRLKPGAILN; encoded by the coding sequence ATGCGGTTAGTATTTATGGGAACTCCCCCCTTTGCCCAGATTGTCTTGTCTCACTTGTTAGATGAAAAATTTGAAATTCTTGCCCTTTTCACACAACCTAGTAAGCCTTTTGGCCGTCAAAAGGAGCTCAAACACGCCGCTACTAAGGAGTTTTTACAGAGCGTGCGCCCTGACATCCCCATATTCGAACCTAAAAAATTAGACGACTCCACATGGCACACTCTGCATACTCTTAAGCCGGATGCTATTATTGTGGTGGCTTATGGCAAAATTTTGCCCCAATCTTTCCTTGATCTAGCTCCATGCCTAAATTTACACGGATCACTTTTACCCCAATTCAGAGGCGCATCGCCCATGCAAGAGATGATTTTAAACGACTTGCCCACCTTTGGAGTGAGCGTGATTAAAATGAGCTCCCAAATGGATGCAGGGGATATTTTAGGCTCGGCATGCTTGCACAGAGATCGCTATGTCAATGTTCAAGAGCTAGGGGCGATGCTAGCCCCTTTGGGAGCTAAATTGCTAGCTGATATTTTGCGCCGCCCTCTAAAACCCATTCCTCAAGATCATAGCCAAGCTACCTATTGCACCAAAATCACCAAACAGGCAGGCTTAGTTGACTTCACAAGCGCGAAAAGGGTTTTTTTAAAATCTTTGGCCTATTACCCATGGCCGGGGATTTTTCTAGCCAGTGGTCTTAAGTTATTAGATGTAGAACTTATAGAAACAGAAAAAGTCCACACACCGGGCCATATTCTAGCTCTTGAGGGAGAAGCTGTGTTTGTGGGTTGCGCTCAAGGCACATTAAAGATTGCAAGTTTGCAAGCACCCGGAAAGGCGCGTTTGAGCGCTAAAACCTATTTGAGCGGGAAGCGTCTAAAACCCGGAGCTATTCTCAATTGA
- a CDS encoding menaquinone biosynthesis decarboxylase, with protein sequence MQELVEKLKERGVLRVVDTPLDIYLEIPHIAYIEAKKPKGGQALLFTQPKRGGTLLDIPILMNLFGSQDRLEFIINRPITSCQAQLENLLNLQKPKNLKNFICLVKNLCNLRFSLPKICKNPPPREIFRGDQVDLNKLPILTTWQDDAAPFITMGQIYTKSLDNKHHNLGLYRLQVHGKNRLGLHWQIHKDANHFFHAYKKAGVKMPVSVAIGGDALYTWCGQAPLPYGVFELALYGLIRGKRATLAPCVSNPLCVPIDADIILEGWVDTSHLEIEGPFGDHTGFYTPKEPYPVLEVSAISLKPNPIYLATIVGKPPLEDKYMGYFTERLFLPLLKKSAHGLMDYHMPENGVFHNLILAQINPSYPGHAHQIMHHFWGTGQMSFVKHAIFVGPNAPKLTDYPAIFTHILDHLDLSQSLLSQGVCDALDHASPNYAFGGKLGLVALEPSPHPKIPLESPELLKRLKDLLPQVQNLQQYGLESKNPMAIVSVAKSVPLVPLFKDLQVLAPHISALIFVDSSKNDLNNPYMLVWRIVNNIDASRDIWLDPPLICIDATDKGALEGHLREWPKETDCTLSVLEELATKGLIPPLSDPLYHKYHIYNSPKGENGT encoded by the coding sequence TTGCAAGAACTCGTTGAAAAACTTAAAGAGCGAGGGGTTTTGCGTGTAGTAGACACGCCCCTAGACATTTATTTAGAAATCCCTCATATTGCTTACATTGAGGCAAAAAAGCCCAAAGGGGGGCAGGCTTTATTATTCACACAACCCAAAAGAGGCGGCACGCTCTTAGATATTCCCATCTTAATGAATCTCTTTGGCTCACAAGATCGCCTAGAGTTTATCATCAACCGCCCCATTACAAGTTGTCAAGCACAACTAGAGAATCTATTAAATCTACAAAAGCCTAAGAACTTGAAAAATTTTATCTGCTTGGTCAAAAATCTTTGCAATTTGCGTTTTAGTTTGCCTAAAATTTGCAAGAACCCTCCACCAAGAGAGATTTTTAGGGGCGATCAAGTGGATTTAAATAAATTGCCTATTTTAACCACTTGGCAAGATGACGCTGCCCCCTTCATCACGATGGGACAAATTTACACCAAAAGTCTAGACAATAAACACCACAATCTAGGACTTTATCGCTTACAAGTGCATGGCAAAAACCGCTTAGGGTTGCACTGGCAAATCCACAAAGATGCGAACCATTTTTTCCACGCCTATAAAAAAGCTGGGGTAAAGATGCCCGTGAGTGTAGCTATTGGTGGGGACGCGCTCTATACTTGGTGTGGGCAAGCACCCTTACCTTATGGGGTTTTTGAGTTAGCTCTCTATGGTTTGATTAGGGGCAAACGGGCCACACTCGCCCCATGTGTGAGCAATCCGCTATGTGTGCCTATAGATGCAGATATTATCTTAGAAGGATGGGTAGATACGAGTCATTTAGAGATTGAGGGTCCCTTTGGGGATCACACGGGTTTTTACACCCCCAAAGAGCCCTATCCCGTGCTAGAAGTGAGCGCGATCAGCCTTAAGCCAAATCCTATTTATCTAGCTACCATCGTGGGCAAGCCCCCCTTAGAGGATAAATACATGGGCTATTTCACTGAGAGGCTGTTTTTGCCCTTGCTCAAAAAGAGTGCGCATGGACTTATGGATTATCACATGCCTGAAAATGGAGTCTTTCATAATTTAATTCTAGCCCAAATCAACCCAAGCTACCCTGGACATGCCCACCAAATTATGCACCATTTTTGGGGCACGGGGCAGATGAGTTTTGTCAAACATGCTATTTTTGTTGGTCCTAATGCGCCAAAACTCACCGATTACCCTGCGATTTTTACCCATATTTTAGATCACTTGGATTTGAGTCAAAGCCTGCTTTCTCAAGGTGTGTGCGATGCGCTCGATCACGCTAGTCCAAACTACGCCTTTGGGGGTAAGTTGGGTTTAGTCGCCCTAGAGCCTAGCCCACATCCTAAAATTCCCTTAGAGAGCCCTGAACTTTTAAAACGCCTCAAAGACTTGCTTCCCCAAGTGCAAAATTTGCAACAATACGGACTTGAGAGCAAAAACCCTATGGCGATAGTGAGCGTGGCCAAAAGCGTCCCCCTTGTTCCTCTTTTTAAAGATCTGCAAGTCTTAGCCCCCCATATCAGTGCTTTAATCTTTGTGGATAGCTCTAAAAACGATCTCAATAATCCCTATATGCTTGTATGGCGCATTGTCAATAATATAGATGCAAGTAGGGATATTTGGCTAGACCCTCCCTTAATTTGCATCGATGCGACCGATAAAGGCGCGCTAGAGGGACATTTAAGAGAATGGCCTAAAGAGACTGATTGCACCCTCAGCGTGCTTGAGGAGCTGGCCACAAAAGGACTTATCCCTCCCTTGAGCGACCCACTCTATCATAAATACCATATCTATAACTCCCCGAAAGGTGAAAATGGAACTTAA
- a CDS encoding 30S ribosomal protein S1 — MEELGSLGSSESEEFKRYMDAYMHEESEAELKGALKEGMVVSINEAENYAMVSVGGKTEGRLALEEIRDTEGRLLFGVNSPIRVYVSQRGERPHVSYKRALVFERVQAKIAQLGQDYKDKVIEGKVVRENRGNYILADKEGAEYILPKSQSSLRRDSKPIGKHIRTCVTNVDPEVGSIVVSRKRFFDVHDKQQHEGAQKLMESQAVHTGVVKSVTGFGIFVEVNGVEGLVHYSEITHRGSTNPAKHFREGDEVQVKAIAYDPEKKRLSLSIKATMEDPWEEIQTKLKVGYAIKVVVSSIENYGVFVDIGNDIEGFLHISEISWNKDVKHPGDYLSVDQEIDVKIIEIDSKNRRLRVSLKQLSDKPFNEFVSKHRVGDLVEGKVVSLTDFGAFVNLGGVDGLLHNKDAFWEADKKCVDHFKVGDTVQAKIARINKEDEKISLETKSKQPSPVEIFNRQYKVGDTIQGSVVSIKDFGIFVQVDGIDVLIKTEDLGPLKKEEIQMGQDVSSVLISVDKATNRVRASVRRLEHKREREQLQAFNATGGRMTLGDKLSGKF, encoded by the coding sequence ATGGAAGAGTTAGGATCTTTGGGGAGTAGCGAATCTGAAGAATTTAAAAGATACATGGATGCCTACATGCATGAAGAGAGCGAAGCAGAACTCAAAGGTGCGCTCAAAGAGGGCATGGTTGTTTCCATTAATGAGGCTGAAAATTATGCGATGGTCAGTGTTGGGGGCAAGACAGAAGGACGGCTTGCTTTAGAGGAGATTAGAGACACTGAGGGTAGACTTCTCTTTGGTGTAAATAGCCCTATCCGCGTCTATGTTTCTCAAAGAGGCGAGAGACCTCATGTGTCCTACAAGCGCGCGTTAGTTTTTGAGAGAGTGCAGGCTAAAATCGCGCAACTGGGTCAGGATTATAAAGATAAGGTCATTGAAGGTAAGGTGGTGCGTGAGAATAGAGGAAATTATATTCTTGCTGATAAAGAAGGGGCGGAGTATATTTTGCCTAAATCTCAATCTTCTCTACGCCGTGATAGTAAACCCATTGGCAAGCATATTCGGACTTGTGTAACCAATGTTGATCCTGAAGTTGGTTCTATCGTGGTTTCTAGAAAGCGTTTTTTTGATGTTCATGATAAACAACAGCATGAAGGCGCACAAAAACTCATGGAGTCCCAAGCTGTTCACACCGGTGTTGTGAAAAGCGTAACAGGCTTTGGGATTTTTGTAGAGGTCAATGGAGTGGAGGGCTTGGTGCACTACAGCGAGATCACTCATAGAGGCTCAACCAACCCCGCCAAACATTTCAGAGAAGGCGATGAGGTGCAAGTAAAAGCTATCGCTTATGACCCGGAGAAAAAACGCCTCTCTCTTTCTATCAAGGCCACAATGGAAGATCCTTGGGAGGAGATCCAAACCAAGTTAAAAGTCGGTTACGCCATTAAAGTTGTGGTGAGCAGTATTGAAAATTACGGCGTGTTTGTGGACATTGGGAATGATATTGAGGGCTTTTTACATATCTCTGAAATTTCTTGGAATAAAGATGTCAAGCACCCCGGGGATTATCTCTCTGTAGATCAAGAAATTGATGTCAAAATCATTGAAATTGACAGTAAAAACCGCCGTCTTAGAGTTTCGCTCAAACAGCTTTCTGATAAGCCTTTTAACGAGTTTGTGTCCAAGCATCGGGTTGGGGACCTTGTTGAGGGCAAAGTGGTGAGCCTTACAGATTTTGGAGCCTTTGTAAACTTGGGGGGCGTGGATGGTCTTCTGCACAACAAAGATGCGTTTTGGGAGGCGGATAAAAAATGCGTGGATCATTTCAAAGTAGGCGATACCGTGCAAGCTAAGATTGCTCGCATCAATAAAGAGGATGAGAAAATCTCTTTGGAAACTAAATCTAAACAACCCTCGCCTGTGGAAATTTTTAACAGACAATACAAGGTTGGTGATACGATCCAGGGTAGTGTGGTGAGCATTAAAGATTTTGGAATTTTTGTGCAAGTGGATGGAATTGATGTGCTCATTAAGACTGAAGATCTAGGCCCACTGAAAAAAGAAGAGATACAAATGGGACAGGATGTGAGTAGTGTTCTGATCTCCGTTGACAAGGCTACAAATAGAGTGCGCGCTTCTGTGCGCCGCTTGGAACACAAGCGCGAGCGCGAACAATTGCAAGCCTTCAATGCCACTGGAGGGAGAATGACATTAGGAGATAAACTTAGCGGAAAATTCTAG